A single genomic interval of Coturnix japonica isolate 7356 chromosome 14, Coturnix japonica 2.1, whole genome shotgun sequence harbors:
- the CYTH3 gene encoding cytohesin-3, whose protein sequence is MDEEGGGGGVPDDLSIEEREELLNIRRRKKELIDDIERLKFEIAEVMTEIDNLTSVEESKTTQRNKQIAMGRKKFNMDPKKGIQFLIENDLLQNTAEDIAQFLYKGEGLNKTVIGDYLGERDEFNIKVLQAFVELHEFADLNLVQALRQFLWSFRLPGEAQKIDRMMEAFASRYCLCNPGVFQSTDTCYVLSFAIIMLNTSLHNPNVKDKPTAERFIAMNRGINDGGDLPEELLRNLYESIKNEPFKIPEDDGNDLTHTFFNPDREGWLLKLGGRVKTWKRRWFILTDNCLYYFEYTTDKEPRGIIPLENLSIREVEDPRKPNCFELYNPSHKGQVIKACKTEADGRVVEGNHVVYRISAPTPEEKEEWIKSIKASISRDPFYDMLATRKRRIANKK, encoded by the exons TGCCTGATGATCTCTCCatagaagaaagagaagaacttcTAAATATTCGTCGCAGGAAGAAAGAACTGATAGATGATATCGAG AGGTTAAAGTTTGAAATAGCTGAGGTTATGACAGAAATTGATAATCTGACCAGTGTGGAAGAAAG CAAAACTACACAGAGAAATAAGCAAATAGCcatgggaaggaagaaattcaaCATGGACCCTAAAAAG GGAATACAGTTTCTGATAGAAAACGACCTcttgcaaaacactgcagaagacATTGCACAGTTCCTTTACAAAGGAGAAGGATTAAATAAAACGGTAATTGGCGATTACCTCGGTGAAAG agatgaatttaatattaaagttcTTCAGGCTTTTGTTGAACTCCATGAGTTTGCTGATCTCAATCTCGTACAAGCCTTACG gcAGTTTCTGTGGAGCTTCAGACTCCCAGGAGAGGCTCAGAAAATTGACCGTATGATGGAAGCTTTTGCTTCACGCTATTGCCTTTGTAACCCAGGTGTCTTTCAGTCTACAG ATACGTGCTACGTGCTGTCCTTCGCTATCATCATGCTGAACACCAGCCTGCACAACCCCAACGTCAAGGACAAACCCACAGCAGAGCGATTCATCGCCATGAACCGTGGCATCAACGATGGGGGGGACCTGCCTGAGGAGTTGCTACGG AATTTATATGAAAGTATTAAGAACGAGCCCTTTAAAATCCCAGAGGATGATGGCAATGACCTCACACACACCTTCTTCAACCCTGACCGGGAGGGCTGGCTGCTGAAATTAG GGGGAAGAGTAAAAACATGGAAACGAAGGTGGTTTATTTTGACTGATAACTGCCTGTATTACTTTGAATACACAACT GACAAAGAACCTAGAGGGATTATTCCATTAGAAAACCTAAGCATTAGAGAAGTTGAAGACCCAAGAAAGCCA AACTGCTTTGAGCTCTACAACCCCAGTCACAAAGGCCAAGTGATTAAAGCCTGTAAAACTGAAGCTGATGGCAGAGTGGTGGAAGGCAACCATGTAGTGTACAGAATATCTGCTCCCAccccagaagaaaaagaagagtggATTAAGTCTATCAA AGCAAGTATCAGCAGGGATCCCTTTTATGATATGCTGGCAACAAGGAAACGAAGAATTGCAAACAAGAAATAG
- the RMI2 gene encoding recQ-mediated genome instability protein 2 isoform X1 — protein MPLFWLLFFRKMILFSFSMDKLDAGGSGRLFTGGLQLSSRGRCSLRGPAASQHCTPKPSSSAPRINRTDCGPGGRNRQARHVTQRPLAAISGRAALTYARAVLPSGGAGLFPALSLGAMLGAGSLPPLKVLSSQLRGAVRGTDGTWRLERAEGREPLSLRAVWMQGTVLHVERGGGGSARLRDCGGSFTVLGVEDVPQGRPCLSAGKYVMVMGVVRSCSPEPVLRAIKMTDLSENPVHEEMWSLEVEELHRVIP, from the exons atgccGCTCTTctggttgcttttctttaggAAGATGATTCTGTTCTCATTCTCAATGGATAAGCTGGATGCTGGCGGTAGTGGCAGACTATTTACAGGAGGCCTGCAGCTGTCAAG TCGAGGACGATGCTCACTGAGAGGACCCGCAGCATCTCAGCATTGCACACCTAAGCCCAGCAGCTCCGCCCCTCGTATCAACAGAACCGACTGTGGGCCGGGCGGACGGAACCGACAGGCCCGTCACGTGACACAGCGCCCCCTCGCCGCCATTAGCGGCAGAGCCGCGCTCACGTACGCACGCGCAGTGCTCCCTTCCGGCGGCGCGGGGCTGTTTCCCGCCCTTTCTCTCGGCGCCATGTTGGGGGCCGGCTCGCTCCCGCCGCTCAAGGTTCTTTCCTCACAGCTGCGGGGCGCGGTGCGAGGAACCGACGGGACGTGGCGGCTGGAGCGGGCGGAGGGCAGGGAACCGCTGAGCCTGCGGGCCGTGTGGATGCAGGGCACCGTGCTGCACGTGGAGCGCGGCGGAGGCGGCTCGGCCCGGCTGCGGGATTGCGGCGGCAGCTTCACCGTGCTGGGGGTGGAGGACGTGCCTCAGGGCCGGCCGTGCCTCAGCGCAG GGAAGTACGTGATGGTGATGGGGGTGGTGCGCTCCTGCAGCCCCGAGCCCGTGCTGCGAGCAATAAAGATGACGGATCTTTCCGAAAACCCGGTGCATGAGGAGATGTGGAGCCTGGAGGTGGAGGAGCTGCACAGAGTCATCCCCTGA
- the RMI2 gene encoding recQ-mediated genome instability protein 2 isoform X2 — protein MNRKMILFSFSMDKLDAGGSGRLFTGGLQLSSRGRCSLRGPAASQHCTPKPSSSAPRINRTDCGPGGRNRQARHVTQRPLAAISGRAALTYARAVLPSGGAGLFPALSLGAMLGAGSLPPLKVLSSQLRGAVRGTDGTWRLERAEGREPLSLRAVWMQGTVLHVERGGGGSARLRDCGGSFTVLGVEDVPQGRPCLSAGKYVMVMGVVRSCSPEPVLRAIKMTDLSENPVHEEMWSLEVEELHRVIP, from the exons ATGAACAG gAAGATGATTCTGTTCTCATTCTCAATGGATAAGCTGGATGCTGGCGGTAGTGGCAGACTATTTACAGGAGGCCTGCAGCTGTCAAG TCGAGGACGATGCTCACTGAGAGGACCCGCAGCATCTCAGCATTGCACACCTAAGCCCAGCAGCTCCGCCCCTCGTATCAACAGAACCGACTGTGGGCCGGGCGGACGGAACCGACAGGCCCGTCACGTGACACAGCGCCCCCTCGCCGCCATTAGCGGCAGAGCCGCGCTCACGTACGCACGCGCAGTGCTCCCTTCCGGCGGCGCGGGGCTGTTTCCCGCCCTTTCTCTCGGCGCCATGTTGGGGGCCGGCTCGCTCCCGCCGCTCAAGGTTCTTTCCTCACAGCTGCGGGGCGCGGTGCGAGGAACCGACGGGACGTGGCGGCTGGAGCGGGCGGAGGGCAGGGAACCGCTGAGCCTGCGGGCCGTGTGGATGCAGGGCACCGTGCTGCACGTGGAGCGCGGCGGAGGCGGCTCGGCCCGGCTGCGGGATTGCGGCGGCAGCTTCACCGTGCTGGGGGTGGAGGACGTGCCTCAGGGCCGGCCGTGCCTCAGCGCAG GGAAGTACGTGATGGTGATGGGGGTGGTGCGCTCCTGCAGCCCCGAGCCCGTGCTGCGAGCAATAAAGATGACGGATCTTTCCGAAAACCCGGTGCATGAGGAGATGTGGAGCCTGGAGGTGGAGGAGCTGCACAGAGTCATCCCCTGA